A DNA window from Motacilla alba alba isolate MOTALB_02 chromosome 28, Motacilla_alba_V1.0_pri, whole genome shotgun sequence contains the following coding sequences:
- the SPPL2B gene encoding signal peptide peptidase-like 2B isoform X1, whose protein sequence is MAARPALLRLWLLLYLLPQVYCEYGMVHVLSEKGSSKGKDYCILFNSQWAHLPHDLGKASLLQLQDQTASVLCSPSDVPHGGFNNQIPMVMRGNCTFYEKVRLAQINGARGLLIVSRERLVPPGGNRSQYEEIDIPVALLSYTDMLDIGKSFGSSVKGAMYAPNEPVLDYNMVIIFVMAVGTVAIGGYWAGSRDVKKRYMKHKRDDGAEKHDDETVDVTPIMICVFVVMCCSMLVLLYFFYDHLVYVIIGIFCLAASIGLYSCLSPFVRRFPLGKCRIPDNNLPYFHKRPQVRMLLLAVFCISVSVVWGIFRNEDQWAWVLQDALGIAFCLYMLKTIRLPTFKGCTLLLLVLFVYDVFFVFITPFLTKTGESIMVEVAAGPSDSATHEKLPMVLKVPRLNSSPLALCDRPFSLLGFGDILVPGLLVAYCHRFDIQVQSSRVYFVACTIAYGIGLLVTFVALALMQMGQPALLYLVPCTLLTSFVVALWRRELAMFWTGSGFAKDLPQPPVVIAPVNCPQLPKDSSVPASQQDTEQMTNPTLHVKELHGSTSAEEALADTSTKTDQSEISMAHSEEPTAQNKDDLDSKCLNAEQNQLE, encoded by the exons ATGGCGGCGCGGCCGGCCCTGCTCCgcctctggctgctcctgtaTCTGCTCCCGCAG GTGTACTGTGAGTATGGGATGGTACATGTCCTTTCAGAGAAGGggagcagcaaaggaaaagacTACTGTATTCTCTTCAACTCTCAGTGGGCCCATTTGCCACATGATCTGGGTAAAGCT tcacTCCTGCAACTGCAGGATCAGACAGCATCTGTTTTGTGTTCTCCTTCTGATGTACCTCATGGGGGATTTAATAACCAAATCCCCATGGTGATGCGAGGAAATTGCACCTTCTATGAGAAAGTGAGGCTTGCTCAGATAAATGGGGCCCGTGGGCTGCTGATTGTTAGTAGAGAGAGACTG GTTCCTCCGGGAGGTAATAGGAGCCAGTATGAAGAGATTGATATTCCTGTAGCTCTGCTTAGCTATACTGATATGTTAGATATTGGCAAG AGTTTTGGCAGCTCAGTGAAAGGAGCAATGTACGCACCAAATGAACCTGTGCTGGACTACAACATGGTGATTATCTTTGTCATGGCCGTGGGGACTGTTGCAATTGGAGGCTACTGGGCAGGAAGCAGAGATGTGAAAAA GAGATACATGAAGCACAAGCGTGATGATGGGGCAGAGAAACATGATGATGAAACGGTGGATGTGACTCCCATAATGATCTGTGTGTTTGTAGTGATGTGCTGCTCAATGCTCGTCctcctttatttcttctatGACCACTTAG tctATGTTATAATAGGAATATTCTGCCTGGCTGCCTCGATTGGTCTTTACAGCTGTCTGTCTCCCTTTGTAAGAAGATTCCCCTTGGGAAAGTGTAG AATCCCAGACAACAACTTGCCATATTTTCACAAGCGTCCCCAGGTCCGGATGTTGCTCTTGGCAGTATTTTGTATCTCTGTCAGCGTAGTCTGGGGAATCTTCAGAAATGAAGATCA gtGGGCCTGGGTTCTGCAAGATGCTTTAGGAATTGCTTTCTGTCTTTACATGTTGAAAACAATTCGCCTGCCTACATTTAAG GGTTGTACCTTACTCCTCCTGGTTCTTTTTGTGTATGATGTATTCTTTGTATTTATCACACCTTTTCTAACAAAG actGGGGAGAGTATAATGGTGGAGGTGGCTGCAGGCCCATCTGATTCTGCCACTCATGAAAAG CTCCCAATGGTCCTGAAGGTTCCACGACTGAATTCCTCACCATTGGCTCTATGTGACAGGCCTTTTTCTCTCCTAGGATTTGGAGACATTTTAGTTCCAG gCTTACTGGTAGCCTATTGCCATAGATTTGATATTCAGGTGCAGTCATCCAGAGTCTATTTTGTAGCCTGCACAATAG cctATGGCATAGGCCTTCTTGTGACCTTTGTTGCCTTGGCACTGATGCAGATGGGCCAGCCTGCTCTCCTCTACCTGGTGCCCTGCACTCTCCTCACCAGCTTCGTGGTGGCCCTTTGGAGAAGGGAGCTTGCCATGTTCTGGACGGGCAGCGGCTTTGCG AAAGACCTACCTCAGCCTCCTGTGGTGATAGCTCCTGTCAACTGCCCTCAGCTTCCCAAAGACAGCAGTGTGCCAGCCTCTCAACAAGACACTGAGCAAATGACCAACCCCACCCTCCACGTGAAGGAGCTGCACGGCTCCACCTCGGCTGAAGAGGCACTGGCTGATACCAGCACAAAGACAGACCAGTCAGAAATCTCTATGGCCCACAGTGAGGAACCAACTGCTCAGAATAAGGATGACCTTGATAGCAAATGCCTAAAtgcagaacaaaaccagttgGAATAA
- the SPPL2B gene encoding signal peptide peptidase-like 2B isoform X2, translating to MAARPALLRLWLLLYLLPQVYCEYGMVHVLSEKGSSKGKDYCILFNSQWAHLPHDLGKASLLQLQDQTASVLCSPSDVPHGGFNNQIPMVMRGNCTFYEKVRLAQINGARGLLIVSRERLVPPGGNRSQYEEIDIPVALLSYTDMLDIGKSFGSSVKGAMYAPNEPVLDYNMVIIFVMAVGTVAIGGYWAGSRDVKKRYMKHKRDDGAEKHDDETVDVTPIMICVFVVMCCSMLVLLYFFYDHLVYVIIGIFCLAASIGLYSCLSPFVRRFPLGKCRIPDNNLPYFHKRPQVRMLLLAVFCISVSVVWGIFRNEDQWAWVLQDALGIAFCLYMLKTIRLPTFKGCTLLLLVLFVYDVFFVFITPFLTKTGESIMVEVAAGPSDSATHEKLPMVLKVPRLNSSPLALCDRPFSLLGFGDILVPGLLVAYCHRFDIQVQSSRVYFVACTIAYGIGLLVTFVALALMQMGQPALLYLVPCTLLTSFVVALWRRELAMFWTGSGFAVNTSLI from the exons ATGGCGGCGCGGCCGGCCCTGCTCCgcctctggctgctcctgtaTCTGCTCCCGCAG GTGTACTGTGAGTATGGGATGGTACATGTCCTTTCAGAGAAGGggagcagcaaaggaaaagacTACTGTATTCTCTTCAACTCTCAGTGGGCCCATTTGCCACATGATCTGGGTAAAGCT tcacTCCTGCAACTGCAGGATCAGACAGCATCTGTTTTGTGTTCTCCTTCTGATGTACCTCATGGGGGATTTAATAACCAAATCCCCATGGTGATGCGAGGAAATTGCACCTTCTATGAGAAAGTGAGGCTTGCTCAGATAAATGGGGCCCGTGGGCTGCTGATTGTTAGTAGAGAGAGACTG GTTCCTCCGGGAGGTAATAGGAGCCAGTATGAAGAGATTGATATTCCTGTAGCTCTGCTTAGCTATACTGATATGTTAGATATTGGCAAG AGTTTTGGCAGCTCAGTGAAAGGAGCAATGTACGCACCAAATGAACCTGTGCTGGACTACAACATGGTGATTATCTTTGTCATGGCCGTGGGGACTGTTGCAATTGGAGGCTACTGGGCAGGAAGCAGAGATGTGAAAAA GAGATACATGAAGCACAAGCGTGATGATGGGGCAGAGAAACATGATGATGAAACGGTGGATGTGACTCCCATAATGATCTGTGTGTTTGTAGTGATGTGCTGCTCAATGCTCGTCctcctttatttcttctatGACCACTTAG tctATGTTATAATAGGAATATTCTGCCTGGCTGCCTCGATTGGTCTTTACAGCTGTCTGTCTCCCTTTGTAAGAAGATTCCCCTTGGGAAAGTGTAG AATCCCAGACAACAACTTGCCATATTTTCACAAGCGTCCCCAGGTCCGGATGTTGCTCTTGGCAGTATTTTGTATCTCTGTCAGCGTAGTCTGGGGAATCTTCAGAAATGAAGATCA gtGGGCCTGGGTTCTGCAAGATGCTTTAGGAATTGCTTTCTGTCTTTACATGTTGAAAACAATTCGCCTGCCTACATTTAAG GGTTGTACCTTACTCCTCCTGGTTCTTTTTGTGTATGATGTATTCTTTGTATTTATCACACCTTTTCTAACAAAG actGGGGAGAGTATAATGGTGGAGGTGGCTGCAGGCCCATCTGATTCTGCCACTCATGAAAAG CTCCCAATGGTCCTGAAGGTTCCACGACTGAATTCCTCACCATTGGCTCTATGTGACAGGCCTTTTTCTCTCCTAGGATTTGGAGACATTTTAGTTCCAG gCTTACTGGTAGCCTATTGCCATAGATTTGATATTCAGGTGCAGTCATCCAGAGTCTATTTTGTAGCCTGCACAATAG cctATGGCATAGGCCTTCTTGTGACCTTTGTTGCCTTGGCACTGATGCAGATGGGCCAGCCTGCTCTCCTCTACCTGGTGCCCTGCACTCTCCTCACCAGCTTCGTGGTGGCCCTTTGGAGAAGGGAGCTTGCCATGTTCTGGACGGGCAGCGGCTTTGCGGTGAATACCAGTTTGATATGA